Proteins encoded by one window of Triplophysa rosa linkage group LG19, Trosa_1v2, whole genome shotgun sequence:
- the brd3a gene encoding bromodomain-containing protein 3a — protein MQDFNTMFTNCYIYNKPTDDIVLMAQALEKIFLQKVALMPQEEVELLPPAPKGKARKPAGPGQEDGALSSGSPTSVFPGATSPSSQTAVVSAPPVPTITPNMPAVQNTTPAAIIPGMPPSQPVVKKKGVKRKADTTTPTTSAITASRSQSPTPLSDGKQCKVASRRESTGRPIKPPKKDFEDGELGVHGGKRSRLTEQLKYCDVILKEMLSKKHAAYAWPFYKPVDAEALELHDYHEIIKLPMDLSTVKKKMDSREYQDAQSFATDVRLMFSNCYKYNPPDHEVVAMAKKLQDVFEMRFAKMPDEPVEVGGAGGVGGAGVVSKSTVSSGSSGDSSTSDSSDSEEERATRLAELQEQVGAEQCISMEHPIGSRQGIKNGCTKNNQLKAVHEQLAALSQAPVSKPKKKKEKKENDKKKESKLNKMKPEEKGKPGQPAKPAQQKKGPARKVNSTIPGNRQPKKGGRGYESDDEEMSLPMTYDEKRQLSLDINRLPGEKLGRVVHIIQSREPTLRDSNPDEIEIDFETLKPSTLRELERYVKSCLQKKQRKPPQKGGSGPSRLSGSSSSSDSGSSSSSGSTSDSSDSD, from the exons ATGCAGGACTTCAACACAATGTTCACAAACTGCTATATTTATAACAAG CCAACCGATGACATTGTGTTGATGGCACAAGCGTTAGAGAAGATTTTCCTTCAGAAAGTGGCACTGATGCCTCAGGAGGAGGTTGAGCTTCTTCCTCCTGCCCCGAAGGGCAAAGCTCGTAAACCAGCAGGGCCAG GTCAGGAAGATGGAGCTCTCTCCTCTGGCTCACCCACCTCTGTTTTCCCTGGAGCCACCTCACCGAGTTCACAGACGGCAGTCGTTTCCGCACCACCCGTACCCACCATCACCCCCAATATGCCCGCTGTACAAAACACAACCCCAGCCGCCATTATACCCGGCATGCCCCCGTCGCAACCAGTTGTCAAA AAGAAGGGGGTAAAGAGGAAAGCAGACACAACCACCCCCACTACATCTGCCATCACTGCAAGCAGAAGCCAGTCACCCACACCTCTTTCAGATGGCAAACAGTGTAAGGTGGCATCAAGACGGGAGAGCACGGGCCGGCCCATCAAACCCCCTAAAAAGGATTTTGAGGATGGTGAACTAGGTGTGCACGGAGGTAAAAGGAGTAGACTCACAGAGCAGCTCAAGTACTGCGACGTCATCCTAAAAGAGATGCTCTCGAAAAAACATGCTGCGTATGCTTGGCCCTTTTACAAGCCTGTGGACGCAGAGGCACTTGAGCTGCATGACTACCATGAAATAATCAAACTCCCCATGGACTTAAGTACGGTCAAA AAAAAAATGGACAGTCGGGAGTACCAGGATGCACAGAGTTTTGCCACAGATGTCAGATTAATGTTCTCAAATTGTTACAAATACAACCCACCCGATCATGAGGTGGTCGCTATGGCCAAGAAGCTGCAG GATGTGTTTGAAATGCGTTTTGCAAAGATGCCCGATGAGCCGGTGGAGGTGGGCGGGGCAGGCGGTGTAGGCGGGGCCGGTGTGGTCAGTAAGAGCACTGTCAGCAGTGGGAGCAGTGGAGACTCCTCCACCTCTGACAGCTCTGACTCCGAGGAGGAGAGGGCCACCCGGCTCGCTGAGCTGCAGGAACAGGTGGGTGCGGAACAG TGTATCTCTATGGAGCACCCCATTGGTAGCAGACAGGGGATAAAAAACGGGTGCACCAAGAATAATCAG CTGAAAGCTGTCCATGAACAGTTAGCCGCTCTTTCTCAGGCCCCCGTTAGCAAaccaaagaaaaagaaagagaagaaggAAAACGACAAGAAAAAGGAGAGCAAGCTCAACAAAATGAAGCCTGAGGAGAAAGGTAAGCCAGGGCAACCAGCAAAACCAGCCCAGCAAAAAAAGGGTCCAGCCAGGAAGGTCAACAGCACCATCCCAGGCAACAG GCAACCAAAGAAGGGCGGCAGAGGCTACGAGTCTGACGACGAGGAGATGTCGCTTCCCATGACGTACGACGAAAAACGGCAGCTGAGCCTCGACATCAACCGACTGCCTGGAGAGAAGCTGGGCCGAGTGGTCCACATCATTCAGTCCAGAGAGCCCACGCTGCGGGACTCCAACCCAGACGAAATTGAAATAGATTTCGAGACGCTTAAACCTTCCACCTTGCGCGAGCTGGAGCGATACGTCAAGTCCTGTTTACAGAAAAAGCAAAGGAAACCACCAC AGAAGGGTGGCTCGGGTCCCTCTCGACTCAGCGGCAGCAGCAGTTCCTCAGATTCAGGCAGCAGCAGTTCCAGCGGCTCTACTTCAGACAGCAGTGACTCTGACTGA